Proteins from one Setaria italica strain Yugu1 chromosome V, Setaria_italica_v2.0, whole genome shotgun sequence genomic window:
- the LOC101766518 gene encoding PRA1 family protein F3 has protein sequence MSKYGTIPTSSSAGGGAPLGGASPLDFISRAKARGASALATRRPWRELGDVHAIGLPPSLGDAYLRVRANLAHFAMNYAIVVLVVVFLSLLWHPVSLIVFLVCMLAWLVLYFLRDEPLVLFGRVVADGYVLAVLAVVTLGLLLFTGATANILSSLLIGLVLVVLHAALHKAEDNADDEVGRWYAPVPQQPSH, from the coding sequence aTGTCCAAGTACGGCACcatccccacctcctcctccgcgggcggcggggcgccccTCGGGGGCGCCTCCCCGCTCGACTTCATCTCCCGCGCCAAGGCCCGGGGCGCCTCGGCGCTGGCCACGCGCCGGCCCTGGCGCGAGCTCGGGGACGTCCACGCCATCGGCCTGCCCCCGAGCCTCGGCGACGCCTACCTCCGCGTGCGCGCCAACCTCGCCCACTTCGCCATGAACtacgccatcgtcgtcctcgtcgtcgtcttcctctccCTGCTCTGGCACCCCGTCTCCCTCATCGTCTTCCTCGTCTGCATGCTCGCCTGGCTCGTCCTCTACTTCCTCCGCGACGAGCCGCTCGTCCTCTTCGGACGCGTCGTCGCCGACGGCTACGTCCtcgccgtgctcgccgtcgtCACGCTCGGCCTGTTGCTGTTCACCGGCGCCACCGCCAACATCCTCTCCTCGCTGCTCATCGGCCTCGTGCTCGTCGTCCTGCACGCCGCGCTGCACAAGGCGGAGGACAACGCCGACGACGAGGTCGGCCGCTGGTACGCGCCGGTGCCTCAGCAGCCGTCTCACTAG
- the LOC101767629 gene encoding putative transcription factor bHLH041, with protein sequence MDSGGWIHGYVNNTSGGGNNGFMCGYAAVSSCTPAELQYREEEEEQFLISSQIQHHLNQISMRMNMDDEASVYVPSSNDGGVSPIGIHSPIIVDGLLDPHHHAGSFPSSSSSSSLSLPSASLSCSPESSSAHVLAAPAATTTACSSQYLEVSSQVPLPPPAVPYGDHQYANLHVPAPAHHDVAAAMAPPELPPATNAGGAFRRYARHLGPKRPPKPGACGQRMFKTAMAVLSKMHVAARYNQQYYYQQAAAAAEAAPPPSVNQLQHMFSERKRREKLNDSFHALKTVLPPGAKKDKTSILIRAREYVRSLESKVSELEEKNRSLESRLLRGEGSGRKDAGSGGNDCSGDEKVQVEIARATKEERAAEPCADDLCTLKIVVRSPCNMTDMMLRTLQCLRNQIGDGVSLVAMSTSDSATGVNTCPRPVLTLQIKSPPGARWEEQPVKDAVAKVVADALTTTTTTPSAAAQ encoded by the exons ATGGATAGCGGCGGCTGGATCCACGGCTACGTCAACAacacctccggcggcggcaacaaCGGCTTCATGTGCGGCTACGCTGCTGTCAGCAG CTGCACCCCTGCAGAGCTGCAGtacagggaggaggaggaggagcaattTCTCATCAGCTCGCAGATTCAGCACCACCTGAACCAG ATCAGCATGCGCATGAACATGGACGACGAAGCGTCGGTCTACGTGCCTTCCAGCAACGACGGAGGAGTTTCCCCCATCGGCATCCACAGCCCGATCATCGTCGACGGCCTCCTCGACCCGCACCACCACGCCGGCagcttcccttcctcctcctcgtcctcctcgctcTCGCTGCCCTCCGCGTCCCTCTCCTGCAGCCCCGAGAGCTCGTCGGCGCACgtcctcgccgcgccggcggctaCGACTACCGCCTGCAGCAGCCAGTACCTGGAGGTGTCCTCCCAAGTGCCGTTACCGCCACCCGCGGTGCCCTACGGCGACCACCAGTACGCCAACCTCCACGTGCCGGCGCCGGCTCACCATGACgtggcggcggcaatggcgccACCAGagctgccgccggccaccaACGCCGGTGGTGCGTTCAGGCGCTACGCGCGGCACCTCGGCCCGAAGAGGCCGCCCAAGCCCGGCGCGTGCGGCCAGAGGATGTTCAAGACGGCCATGGCGGTGCTGTCCAAGATGCACGTGGCGGCGAGGTATAACCAGCAGTACTACTaccagcaggcggcggcggccgccgaggcggcgccaccgccgtcggTAAACCAGCTGCAGCACATGTTCTCGGAGCGCAAGCGGCGAGAGAAGCTCAACGACAGCTTCCACGCCCTCAAGACCGTCCTTCCACCCGGCGCCAAA AAGGACAAGACGTCGATATTGATCAGGGCGAGGGAGTACGTGAGATCCCTCGAGTCCAAGGTGTCCGAGCTCGAGGAGAAGAACAGATCGCTCGAATCGCGGCTGCTCCGTGGCGAAGGCAGCGGCCGCAAagacgccggcagcggcggcaacgACTGCTCCGGCGACGAGAAGGTGCAGGTCGAGATAGCCAGGGCGACGAAAGAGGAGCGCGCGGCTGAGCCCTGTGCAGATGATCTCTGCACGCTGAAGATCGTGGTGAGGTCGCCGTGCAACatgacggacatgatgctccgGACGCTGCAGTGCCTGAGAAACCAGATCGGTGATGGCGTCAGCCTGGTGGCAATGAGCACGAGCGACAGCGCTACTGGAGTGAACACCTGTCCTCGACCTGTCCTGACGTTGCAGATCAAG TCGCCGCCGGGCGCCCGGTGGGAGGAGCAGCCGGTCAAGGACGCCGTGGCGAAGGTCGTCGCCGATgcgctgacgacgacgacgacgacgccgtccgCGGCGGCGCAGTGA
- the LOC101767214 gene encoding venom phosphodiesterase 2, protein MASPPISVRLRTPGDAPPPTEALLSRSVPASQPSTASRLLLLLAAVLAVSTAFLLIRPPHLLAVTAASAAATARPLSKLQKPVVLLISSDGFRFGYQFKAPLPHIRRLFANGTSAAEGLISVFPTLTFPNHYSIVTGLYPSSHGIINNYFPDPISGDHFNMANHDPKWWGGEPLWATAAAQGVLAATFFWPGSEVKKGSWNCPDKYCRHYNGSVPFEDRVDTILGYFDLPSDEMPQFLTLYFEDPDHQGHQVGPDDPAITDAVIRIDEMLGRLIAGLEARGVFEDVNIILLGDHGMVGTCDKKLVFLEELAPWIKLKEDWVLSMTPLLAIRPPDGVSPAEVVAKMNEGLGSGKVENGEYLRMYLKEDLPSRLHYSENYRIPPIIGLLAEGYKVEMKRSKRNECGGAHGYDNAFFSMRTIFAAHGPRFQGGRTVPSFENVEIYNVIASILNLKPAPNNGSASFPGMILLSSK, encoded by the coding sequence ATGGCGTCTCCGCCCATCTCCGTCCGGCTCCGGACCCccggcgacgcgccgccgcccaccgagGCTCTCCTCTCCCGCTCCGTGCCCGCATCCCAACCCTCCACCGCTTcccgcctcctgctcctccttgccgccgtcctcgccgtctccaccgccttcctcctcatccgcccgccccacctcctcgccgtgaccgcggcctccgccgccgccaccgcgcggcCGCTCTCCAAGCTCCAGAAGCCGGTGGTTCTGCTCATATCCTCGGACGGCTTCCGCTTCGGGTACCAGTTCAAGGCCCCCCTCCCGCACATCCGCCGCCTCTTCGCCAATGGCACCTCCGCCGCCGAGGGCTTGATCTCCGTCTTCCCCACGCTCACCTTCCCCAACCACTACTCCATCGTCACCGGCCTCTACCCCTCCTCCCACGGCATCATCAACAACTACTTCCCCGACCCCATCTCGGGGGACCACTTCAACATGGCCAACCACGATCCCAAGTGGTGGGGAGGGGAGCCGCTCtgggccaccgctgccgcccagGGCGTCCTGGCCGCCACATTCTTCTGGCCGGGTTCGGAGGTCAAGAAGGGTTCCTGGAACTGCCCGGACAAGTACTGCCGCCACTACAATGGTTCGGTGCCGTTTGAGGACAGGGTCGACACCATCCTTGGTTATTTTGATCTCCCGTCTGACGAAATGCCACAGTTCCTGACGCTGTACTTCGAAGATCCTGATCATCAGGGGCACCAGGTGGGTCCTGACGATCCGGCAATCACTGATGCGGTTATCCGCATTGATGAGATGCTCGGGAGGCTCATTGCTGGTTTGGAGGCAAGGGGAGTGTTTGAGGATGTGAACATTATATTGCTAGGGGATCATGGTATGGTTGGGACATGCGACAAGAAGCTTGTGTTTCTCGAAGAGTTGGCTCCATGGATTAAGCTGAAGGAAGATTGGGTTCTGTCAATGACGCCATTGCTGGCAATCAGGCCACCAGATGGTGTGTCCCCAGCTGAGGTTGTAGCCAAGATGAACGAGGGGCTTGGGTCTGGGAAGGTGGAGAACGGGGAATATTTGAGGATGTACTTGAAGGAAGATTTGCCTTCTCGCCTGCATTACTCGGAGAATTACAGGATCCCGCCAATCATTGGGCTGTTAGCGGAAGGCTATAAGGTGGAGATGAAGCGTTCCAAGAGGAATGAGTGTGGAGGGGCACATGGGTACGACAATGCCTTCTTCTCAATGAGGACCATTTTCGCGGCACATGGCCCTCGTTTTCAGGGGGGTAGGACTGTGCCCTCATTTGAGAATGTGGAGATATACAATGTTATAGCTTCCATTCTCAATTTGAAGCCAGCTCCGAACAATGGTTCAGCTTCTTTCCCTGGCATGATTCTTTTATCGAGCAAATGA